A segment of the Bacillus licheniformis DSM 13 = ATCC 14580 genome:
TTCAAGCTTTGTCACGACAACCCCGTTTGATTTTGTGCTGTGGATGATTTGATCATTTCCCAAATAGATGGCGACATGGGTCGGTCCGTCCGATTCCAGCTCGGCATTCTTGAAAAAGACAAGGTCCCCCTTTTCGAGCTGCTGACGGCCGACACTGCTCCCAAGAGTCGATTGTTCCTTTACCGTTCTCGGAAGCGTAATATCGAGCGATTGAAACACATATTGCACAAAGCCTGACGAGTCAAACCCCGTTTTCGGCTTCTCTCCGCCGTAGCTGTATTTCGCACCCTCAAGCTGTCTGGCAGTTTCCGCTATTTTCTCGCCGATCGTATCGGCGCGTACATCATTATGATTCGTTAAAAATAAAGACATCCAAAGCACCGCAATTCCACAAAACAAAACCAACTTTTTGTTTGCCGCTTTTTTTATCAATTGATCTGTTCCTCCTCTTCTTTCCTCTTTCATCGTCATTCAACTGGGATATTTAAAGGACTTTTTTTGCATGTACAGCAGCGTCATAGCGAGAAGAAACGCTCAGCACAGCATGATCAGCTTTTTCACCTAAGCGCGGATTAAAAAGATGAAGGGAAATATTCTAAAGAGGTCATGAACATGAGGTGCGGTTCCCATCCCGAATTGGTAAGGTGATGCATTTTCAAATTTTGCTTCAGTCGAAATTTGTCAGTTTTTATTCCCTTCAAAAGAATACAATAAACATGAACCCCAAAACCATGTATATATCCTCCTGATTTTCTATAAAACTTTATACACTGACCGGTTAAGAAAATTGTCGTGTTTCCCTTTCAAACCGGCCGCTTTTCACAGGTCTTTTATAACCGGGATCAGCACACAAAAAAGAGAGCGCCGGCGGCACTCTCTTTTGCACTGTTATTGCTTGTTTTCTGTTGTTTGATCCTGCTGATTCACTTTTTGGATCTCCGTAGAGATTTTAGCTTTTTCATCGTTTGACAATTCATCAGAATACTTGAAAGCAGACATGAATGCAATGATCAAAACTAAACCTACGAACGGCCAAATGGCTCTGACAAATTTCATTTGTTCACCACTCCGTTTTTATTATTTTTCAGCTTGTCCGCATGATCGACTTCAAACGTTAATTTTCCGTTCTCTTCTTTCCAGTCGAGGTTTGTTCCTTTTGTCAATTGACGGAAGATCGCTTTTCGTTTTAAGAAGTCGCTCTTGCCTAAAGGCGTCGGCGTTGCTTCGCGAATGTTGAGAGGCGTTACCTCAAAGCGCCCTTTGCCGTCATTCATTAAATGGTATTGTACAAGCGCGCTGTCCCGTGTTCTTGACCAGCCCTGATCAAATACAAAGTTGCCGAGGCTGTAGAAAATCACAGTACCGTTATACACTTCGATCGGTTCGAGAACATGGGGATGAGCGCCGATGATGACATCTGCTCCGGCATCTGCAATCGCCTTGGCCAGATCCTTCTGTCTGTCGTTCGGTTCATTGTCATATTCTTGTCCCCAGTGCACATGGACAAGGACAAGATCCGCTTTTTTCGATGCTTCCGCAATCATTGGAATAAAGATTTTCGGACTGAGCGGCAGCACTCCGCCTCTGTTCTTTTTGGCTGTAAAGTTCTTTGTGTAGACGTCTGTAAAACCGAGCGTTGCAATTTTTACGCCGTTCACATTCTGATAGGATACGTGCTGTTTCGCGTCTTCAAGATTATTTCCTGCTCCGACAAGCTCCAGATTCTCATTTGAAAATTTATTGAGCGTATCCTTCAAACCGTCTTCCCCGTAGTCCATCGCATGGTTGTTGGCAAAATTCAGTACGCTGAAGTTCAGCTTTTTCAATGTTTCGACTGATTCTTGATTCGTTTGCAGATGGATGTTCTTTTCTGCCTCTTGATAGTCCTTTGCATTGGTTACAGGGTTTTCAAAGTTTCCTGTGATAAAATCTGACACATTAAAGTACGGCTTCACATTTTTGAAGACACTTTCCGAACCGTGCAAGTTTGTCACTTTTTCTACGTTTCTTCCCATCATGATATCGCCAACAAAAGTAGCTGTAAGCTTGGCATCTTCTTTTTTGTCCATTTGCGAAGGAGTTTTGGCGCTTCCGACCCAAGTAAAGACAAACATTAAACAGAAAATAACGGGCAATACGATAAAGACGTGCTTGTTTGTTTTCTTTTTCTCCTGCTTCGTCAACTTCAGCAGTTTTTCCTGAAAGTTCAGTTGTTTTTTCATCGATTTGACACACCTAACTTTAGATTAGATAGTAAGCATACATAATGACGAATGTTGCTCCGCTCAATAAAAGCGTACTTCCAAGCGTAATCGTTAATCCCTGTCTTTGAATGGTATTGGCGATCAGCCCCGGCACGATGATTCCGATTCCCCTGAATTCGGCAATCTCAAACGGCATCACCGGATATATAAAATCAAAACCGATTTTCAAAAGAATTCCCGTAATCAGCATTGCTGCGAATTTTCTGCGTCCGTATAGAATCATAATTTTGGAAAGTCCGAATTTCACGATGACATACGTCAGCAAACTGACAAAAAGAACGAGCAGCATGAAAATCGGCTGATTGAAGACAAGTCCCAAATAACCCGGTACGACGAGGCCGGCTGGTACAATTCCCGTTTTCTCTGCAAAAATCAAACTGAGTAAGACTCCTAAAATGAGGGCGATATATAAATCTGATCCAAACATTGTGTTTTCTTCCTCCTAGCTAACGAGCTGCTTAATCTTGTAATCTTGTATTTTTTCAATGAGAGGCTCCGCTGCTCCGTGGATATTTCCGACTCCGTAAATAACGCGGCCCTCAAGCTTGTTTTTCAGCATGAACATGATTTCTTCCGTTGATTTGTGCTCAAAATCAAACAGCTTGTCCGCAGGAATTTTGCCTGCTTCATATGCTTTGACGATCGGCTCTGTTGTTTCTCCAATCAGCACAAGTTCACTTGCTTCAATATAAGGAAGGACATCTTCCGCAAACTGCTGTGTTCTGTCTACCCTGTCGGCGCGGCAGTTCATAATGACGATCGGCTGATCCGTAGGATAGCCTATTTCTTTTACACGCTTCCAAATGTTTAAAGTGGAAGCTGCGTCATTGGCCGCAAAACCGTTGACGAAATGTCCGGGATTCTTGGCGTTCATCAGCGGCAGAATTCTCATGGCTCCCGGATCAGGCGGCGCATTCAGCATGCCTTTAAAGGCGGTTTCTTCGTCAATGCCCAACGCTTGAGCTACACCGAGCGCAAGAGACGCATTATCAGGGAATACCATGTACTCAAACTGTCTGAGGTATTCATCTGTTATTTTAGAATTGTCTGCGACGATGACTTTTGTGTTCCTTTCTTTTGCAATTTGCTTAAAGAAATCGGTATACTCACTATCAGTAATAACCAAATGTCCATTATAAGGAATGGTTGCTGTGAATGCTTCTGCGATTTCATCCAAAGTCGGTCCCATCACATCCATGTGATCCTCCAGCACGTTCACGATCACGCCGATATTAGCCTGAAGCAATTCTTCCTGAAAGATGATTTGGTAATCAGGATTAACGGCCATGCACTCACTGACAATCGCATTGGCCCCTCTTTCCACCGTTTCTTTCATAACCTCCTTCTGCTCTCCGATATTCGGCCCTTGCGGCTTTCTTTTGATCGGCTTCTCTTCCGGTGTGTCCCAATAAATCATCCTTGCGTCTGTCCCGGTTGTTTTTCCTACTGTTTTGTAGCCTGCTTCGATTAATATCCCTGTTGTTAATCTTGTCACCGTGGACTTTCCGCGTATACCGTTGATGTTCACTCGGACAGGCAGCGCATCGATATTTTGCTGGTGGCGCCTTTTTTCATAAATGCCGATCCCAACAACGATCACACAGGCTAATAGCATTACCCACATTGTTTGTCTACATCTCCTTCTTGGAATCTGATATGTAAATTCATTCATCAGTATATAGGTTCACTATGAAATCACAATCGGCATTATGTAACAGAAGACGACGAAATTTTCCGTGACAAAGATCACCTCGCCCGAGTCATTAATGCCTATCTTTTTATTGATATTTTTGGAAATCGAAAGTTCTTAATTCCTATCAGATTTTTGTCAGCGTTTTAAGTATGCGCTTTCAAAATTCGACATTATGATTTTTGTACTTTTCTCCCTATTTCAGATGAAAGGTTGAAGGATGGATTCAGGATCTCTTTTTTCCCCCGTCCGCAATCCCCTTTAAATGGGCTGTCAGCCGGGATCTCTCTTTTCTTTTAGTATTTTCGCTCTTTTCGAACAGGTTAAAAAGTCACCAATGTTCCCTCTTCAAAACAAATCCGTCCTATGACAATCAGACCATCTATCAAAAAATGAAAATCTCTTTTAGCATAAAGCGGGATTCATTGACAAATCCAAATATTTTGTGAGTCGTTCGATCCACCTTATTTCTTCAGATTTTAGGTTAAAATCCTAGGATTTAAAAAGCCATTAATTTTTTTCAATGATAATTCATCAAACTTTAACATTTTTAATTTTTCTTACTATTCTCATTGTTACTGTATTCGCCATTAAACGCCCCTATATATGTCTCGATATCCCAGCCCGGTCTAAAATTTCAGTGTTCATCCATTTTTTTATTGTGATTTTAAATGGATCGTGATAATCTTTATGTAAACGGTTACACAAATAGAGAGGAGAAGGCTTTTTTGGCTACGATTAAAGACGTCGCACTTGCTGCAAAAGTATCTGTCGCTACGGTTTCCCGGGTATTAAATGAGACGGGATACGTTCATGAAGACACGAGGGCGCGCGTGCTGAAAGCGATGGAAGAACTGAATTACCACCCGAATGAAGTAGCCAGGTCTCTCTATAAAAGGGAGTCCAGACTGATCGGACTGCTGCTGCCGGATATCACAAACCCGTTCTTTCCTCAGCTTGCCCGCGGCGTTGAAGATGAGATCCACCGCCTCGGCTTTCGGCTCATATTTGGAAACAGCGATGAAAATCTGGAAAAAGAGCTTGATTATATGCAGACGTTTAAACAAAATCATGTGGTCGGAGTCATTTCAGCGACCAATTATCCGGATGCGCCAAATTATCAAGACTTGTCCATGCCGATCGTCTTTCTTGACCGGACGGGCGAGAATGCGCCGGCTGTATTTGCGGACAGCCGCGAAGGAGGCAGAATCGCAGCGGCTGAGATGATCAAGAGGAACGCGAAACGGATTACGCTGATTAAAGGACCGGCTCACCTTCAGACTGCAAGAGACCGTTTCAACGGAGCGCTGGACGTGCTAAGCGGAGCCGATATCGATTTTCACGTCATGAAAACCGAGACATTTTCATTTCCGGAAGCCCAAAAACGGGCGGCGGAGCTGTTTGGCACATATCCGGAAACAGACGGCGTGATCGCAAGCAATGACATTGTGGCGACAGCCGTTTTGCATGAAGCCTTAAAACGGAAGATCAAAGTTCCCGATGAACTGCAGATTATCGGCTTTGATGACATACCGCAAAGCGAATTGCTTTTCCCCTCTTTATCAACGATCAGGCAGCCCGCCTATGAAATGGGAAAAGAAGCTGCAAAACTGCTGCTTAGATTAATGAAAAATGAATATATTGAACAATCGGCAGTTCAGATGCCGGTTGCCTTTATTGAAAGACAAACGACAAGAAAGGCGGAATGACAATGAGTAAAATATGCGTG
Coding sequences within it:
- a CDS encoding CapA family protein, coding for MKKQLNFQEKLLKLTKQEKKKTNKHVFIVLPVIFCLMFVFTWVGSAKTPSQMDKKEDAKLTATFVGDIMMGRNVEKVTNLHGSESVFKNVKPYFNVSDFITGNFENPVTNAKDYQEAEKNIHLQTNQESVETLKKLNFSVLNFANNHAMDYGEDGLKDTLNKFSNENLELVGAGNNLEDAKQHVSYQNVNGVKIATLGFTDVYTKNFTAKKNRGGVLPLSPKIFIPMIAEASKKADLVLVHVHWGQEYDNEPNDRQKDLAKAIADAGADVIIGAHPHVLEPIEVYNGTVIFYSLGNFVFDQGWSRTRDSALVQYHLMNDGKGRFEVTPLNIREATPTPLGKSDFLKRKAIFRQLTKGTNLDWKEENGKLTFEVDHADKLKNNKNGVVNK
- the pgsC gene encoding poly-gamma-glutamate biosynthesis protein PgsC; translation: MFGSDLYIALILGVLLSLIFAEKTGIVPAGLVVPGYLGLVFNQPIFMLLVLFVSLLTYVIVKFGLSKIMILYGRRKFAAMLITGILLKIGFDFIYPVMPFEIAEFRGIGIIVPGLIANTIQRQGLTITLGSTLLLSGATFVIMYAYYLI
- the pgsB gene encoding poly-gamma-glutamate synthase PgsB, with amino-acid sequence MWVMLLACVIVVGIGIYEKRRHQQNIDALPVRVNINGIRGKSTVTRLTTGILIEAGYKTVGKTTGTDARMIYWDTPEEKPIKRKPQGPNIGEQKEVMKETVERGANAIVSECMAVNPDYQIIFQEELLQANIGVIVNVLEDHMDVMGPTLDEIAEAFTATIPYNGHLVITDSEYTDFFKQIAKERNTKVIVADNSKITDEYLRQFEYMVFPDNASLALGVAQALGIDEETAFKGMLNAPPDPGAMRILPLMNAKNPGHFVNGFAANDAASTLNIWKRVKEIGYPTDQPIVIMNCRADRVDRTQQFAEDVLPYIEASELVLIGETTEPIVKAYEAGKIPADKLFDFEHKSTEEIMFMLKNKLEGRVIYGVGNIHGAAEPLIEKIQDYKIKQLVS
- a CDS encoding LacI family DNA-binding transcriptional regulator, which encodes MATIKDVALAAKVSVATVSRVLNETGYVHEDTRARVLKAMEELNYHPNEVARSLYKRESRLIGLLLPDITNPFFPQLARGVEDEIHRLGFRLIFGNSDENLEKELDYMQTFKQNHVVGVISATNYPDAPNYQDLSMPIVFLDRTGENAPAVFADSREGGRIAAAEMIKRNAKRITLIKGPAHLQTARDRFNGALDVLSGADIDFHVMKTETFSFPEAQKRAAELFGTYPETDGVIASNDIVATAVLHEALKRKIKVPDELQIIGFDDIPQSELLFPSLSTIRQPAYEMGKEAAKLLLRLMKNEYIEQSAVQMPVAFIERQTTRKAE